CCGGGGATGGACTAGCATAGCTAATCCATCTAGGCACACCCGATGAAGCGAGAATCTCACGAATTCTATTCGTGAGAGTGTCAAGGAATTTGAGCGTTGGCGCGGTCGTAAGCGGATTCTCCCCCTCGCTGGAGGTGGTTTTTTCAGGTTTCGCCAAAACCAGCTACAATGGACGTGACGCTTTTGTTTCTCGTCGCCCATACAATCATCGCACCCTAGACCTATTTATGTCTCTTCCCATTCGCAACATTGCTATTATTGCCCACGTCGATCACGGAAAAACTACCCTCATAGATGCTTTGCTCCGCCAGTCCGGTGTCTTTCGCGAAGGGGAAGAACTACCAGACTGTATCATGGATTCCAACCCCTTAGAAAAAGAGCGGGGCATTACCATCTTGTCCAAAAATACCGCCGTTCGTTACGAAGATACCCTGATTAACATTGTAGATACCCCCGGCCACGCCGACTTTGGCGGGGAGGTAGAACGGGTTCTGGGTATGGTGGACGGTTGCTTGTTGGTGGTTGATGCCAACGAAGGTCCCATGCCCCAAACGCGGTTTGTGCTCAAAAAAGCCTTGGAAAAGGGTTTGCGACCGATTGTGGTCGTGAACAAGGTGGATCGCCCGCAAGCCGATCCCTACGGCAGCATTAACAAGGTTTTGGACCTATTTATCGATTTGGGGGCTGATGAAGACCAGTGCGAGTTCCCCTACCTGTTCGCTTCTGGATTGTCGGGATTTGCCAAATACGATTTGGATGCTCCCGGAGAAAATATGAAGCCTCTGTTTGAGGCTATTTTAGAACATGTCGGTCCGCCGGTGGGCGACCCGGAAAAACCCTTGCAATTGCAAGTGACGAGCTTGGATTATTCCGATTATTTGGGTCGCATTGTCATTGGTCGCGTTCACAATGGCACCATCTACAACGGCCAGCAAGCAGCTTTGGTGAAAGAAGATGGGTCCATTGTCAAAAACAAAATTTCCAAGTTAATGGGATTTGAAGGACTCAAACGGGTGGAAATGGAGTCTGCTTCTGCCGGTTATATCGTGGCTTTGGCAGGATTTAGCGATGCCAATATTGGCGAAACCGTTACCTGCCCCAACGAACCCCAGGCTATGCCTTTGATTAAGGTAGACGAACCCACCCTACAAATGACCTTCTCCATTAACGACTCTCCCCTCGCCGGCAAAGAAGGTCAGTTTGTCACTTCCCGCCAAATCCGCGATCGCTTGCTGCGAGAATTGGAAACCAACGTCGCTTTGCGGGTGGAAAACACCGATTCCCCTGACCAGTTCCTCGTTTCCGGTCGCGGAGAACTCCATTTGGGCATCCTGATTGAAAACATGCGTCGGGAAGGATACGAGTTCCAGGTATCCCAACCCCACGTCATCTATCGGGAAATCAACGGCAAACCCGCCGAACCTTTTGAAACCCTGATGATAGACGTACCGGAAGAAGCCTCAGGTAGCTGCATCGAACGTTTGGGTCAGCGTCGCGGTGAAATGCAAGACATGCACACCGGCAGCAACGGTCGCACCCAAATGGAATTTGTGATTCCAGCTAGAGGATTGATTGGTTTTCGCGGCGAGTTCGTGCGCATGACCCGCGGCGAAGGGATCATGAACCATAGTTTCTTGGAATATCGCCCTGTATGCGGTGATTTTGAAACCCGCCAAAATGGTGCCATTATTGCCCACGAAGAAGGGGTGGCAACGTTCTATGCCTTGAAAAATGCTGAAGAACGGGGCGTTTTCTTTATTACCCCGGGAACCAAGGTCTACAAAGGTATGATCGTCGGCGAACACAATCGCCCCCAAGACCTAGAACTCAACGTATGCAAAGCCAAGCAGCTAACCAACCACCGGGCTGCCAGTGGCGAAGAGTTGGAACAGTTACAAGCCCCTGCAGAAATGAATCTGGAACGGGCTTTGGAATACATTGGTCCGGATGAGTTGGTGGAAATTACACCAGAATCCATTCGCCTGCGCAAGTCCTCAGCCAAAAAACTAGCCAAACGCTAACTTGTTTAGATGACCAAACCATAAACTTGTACCGAAAGTAGGAGAGAACTCACCCCTAACCTTTTCAAAGGGGTTTGTCTATTCTCTCCTATGTTTTTATTTGGTGTTTATCAACTTTCATTGCTCGGTCCTCCTATTTCCTTAAAAGCTTGCAATAAATAAACGGGGTATTTTGGTCGGGGGGCTCACGGGTTGCGCCCCTACTCATACCAAATCCGACCTGGAAAAACCACAATTTTTTGGTCGGGGCAATCCCCGCTTTGGATCCCTTTTGTAGGGGTAGGCACTGGGCGCTCCCCCTATGCTTCGGCAGGCTCAGCACAAGCATTTTTGTGGGTTTATGTATATCGGATTTGGTATCACGCCTTGGAACCCTAACAGGGCAATTAAAAACTCCCAGAAAATTATCGTTTTTCAGAAATGGCATCGGCTCGGTACGCCCCCAGGCTCGGGACTCCCCACCAGCCACCAAACATGATAGCCTCATAGCGATGGTCCAAGGCTGACAGGAGAAGGCAAAACACCATGGATAAAATGCAGGTGGGGTTGCTATTTGGCGGTCGTTCCGGGGAACATGAAGTATCCGTGCGTTCTGCCGAAGCGATCGCGAATGCTTTAAAACAGGAAGGCAATCCCAACAAATACGAAGTCGTACCGATTTACATCCAAAAAGACGGCACTTGGCAAAGTGATGACTTGGCAGCGTCGATTTTAGCCGGAGAAACCGAAATTCCTGCCACCGAAACCACTGCCAACGAACCCGAAAAGTTGTGGCAATTTCCAGACGCTGCCGCCAGTGTCGATGTTTGGT
The DNA window shown above is from Geitlerinema sp. PCC 9228 and carries:
- the typA gene encoding translational GTPase TypA; translated protein: MSLPIRNIAIIAHVDHGKTTLIDALLRQSGVFREGEELPDCIMDSNPLEKERGITILSKNTAVRYEDTLINIVDTPGHADFGGEVERVLGMVDGCLLVVDANEGPMPQTRFVLKKALEKGLRPIVVVNKVDRPQADPYGSINKVLDLFIDLGADEDQCEFPYLFASGLSGFAKYDLDAPGENMKPLFEAILEHVGPPVGDPEKPLQLQVTSLDYSDYLGRIVIGRVHNGTIYNGQQAALVKEDGSIVKNKISKLMGFEGLKRVEMESASAGYIVALAGFSDANIGETVTCPNEPQAMPLIKVDEPTLQMTFSINDSPLAGKEGQFVTSRQIRDRLLRELETNVALRVENTDSPDQFLVSGRGELHLGILIENMRREGYEFQVSQPHVIYREINGKPAEPFETLMIDVPEEASGSCIERLGQRRGEMQDMHTGSNGRTQMEFVIPARGLIGFRGEFVRMTRGEGIMNHSFLEYRPVCGDFETRQNGAIIAHEEGVATFYALKNAEERGVFFITPGTKVYKGMIVGEHNRPQDLELNVCKAKQLTNHRAASGEELEQLQAPAEMNLERALEYIGPDELVEITPESIRLRKSSAKKLAKR